The nucleotide window TGATGGCCGACGGGATGGCCGTTGCGAGCAGGGTTGCCATGAAGAAATAGGCCGGTAGCGCCATTTGCGAAATCTGGTTGGCCCAGGCCGGATTCTGCGAACCACCGGTGTCCCATTGCGTCAGAAAGAACGTCACGAAGGGAATTGTGATCAACGCTACCAAGGCGGCCGGCACCATCGAGGCGATGGCGGTTGCAGCCATCGAGGTGCGGACCTGAACCGGTCCATCGAAGTTTGCGGGAATGGCCGGTGTGAGTGCGGCATCGGCAATTGCAGTATCGCCGTGACGGCCCCGGAGCATTTCGCGGCCGGCAAACTGGGCGTACAGAGTTGCGCTGATCATGCCGACGATGATCGGCAATATCGATGCGGTGAGGTGAGTGCCGTCCAGCGCCGGCGCGATATTGAGGTCTTGCGACAACGCAAAGGCATAGCCGACCGCTGCGGCGGCGCCGCCCATCAGCCCATAGACCATGCGCGTGGCGAGGCCGAACGAACGCAGCAGCCAGTGCCCGGCGGCAAGCAGGACGGCATCGACCGCGACGCGTGTCACGAAAATCTGAAATGCGCGGTCCGGAGAGGGCGGTTCGAGCTTGTTGGCCAGGAATACGCCAAGACCAAGCACCGACATGATGCCGTGGAATATGACGAGCACGATCAGTGCCGCGATAAAAGCACGGGCGGAATTACGGATAACGGGCATGGCGACGCTCTCCCTAGCGCGACAACGGAAGGGGGCGTCCGGCGCAGCTCGGTCTGAAACTGCAGGCGAGCGGTTGTGCTGCGGTTAACGCACGACCTCAGCGCTGCAGATCTGAACGGCGACATTAGGAGGCGGTTAGCGCAATTGTTAAATTTGCTTTCAGTGCATCCCGGCTGCCGGCGAAGACGAGCGAGACGACCCCGTGTGACGGAACCGGCCAAAGAAAATTCGGAAGCTATTTTCTGACCAAATTTTGTGGGCAAGGCTGCCTGCCAACTGGTCTGAATTTTGCTCTTGGCAAGCCGGGAAAGACTCGGTAAACAATGGCTTCCGGGCGTGCTAGCCGTTGCTGGCACGTCCGTGCTCGCATTCCGAAAACCCGATACGGTAGGAGATCATTCCTTTCAGGACATCCGCATGGATTGCTCGAAAGGAAGGAAAACTCATCGCTTCGGTCGAGTGCGGCAGGGGTCCTTCGGCTTGCCGGAAGGCCTCGATCCTGTCCGAGACTGCAGGCGCCCGCGAAGGAATTCAAGTTTCTTCAATGGCTTAATCTTTACAGCCTGCATAGACGGGTGAAGACCGGATTTCGCTTTAACGCCGCTTTGCAGCGGCGCCAGGGCTGATTTGGTTCGAACCTCGACACCCCGCGCCATCTGGTTCGGGAGGGCAGGCTTTTCAAATGTCGTCTGCCCGGCGTGTCCTTGAGACTGGTGTCTAGAGGTCAGGTTTGGGTGAGACGATGGGTGCAACCCGGTGGTCTCGCTCGTAAGCGAAGGCCGCCAACCGGAGAGAGCTTGCTGTGGAAAGAGCGGCAAAAAAGGACGCGGTTGAGGCGCTGAACGAGGTCTTCAAGACCACGAGCGTTGCAGTCGTCGCCCATTATTCCGGCCTCACCGTGGCCCAGATGCAGAAGCTGCGTACGCAGATGAAGCAGGCGGGGGCGTCGGTGAAGGTCTCGAAAAACCGTCTCGCCAAAATTGCTCTTGAAGGCACGGACGTCGTTGCCATCGGTTCCCTGCTGAAGGGGCCGACCGTGATCGCGACTTCAAACGATCCGGTAGCGGCGCCGAAGGTTGCCATGGAGTTCGCCAAGACGAACGAAAAGTTCGTCATTCTCGGCGGCTCGATGGGTAAGACCGTCCTGGATGTGAACGGCGTGAAGGCGCTTGCCTCGCTGCCGTCGCTGGACGAACTGCGCGGCAAACTCGTTGGCCTCATCGTGGCGCCGGCGACCAAGATCGCGCAGCTTTCCACCGCGCCCGCGGCCAAGCTCGCGCGCGTTGTCCAGGCATATGCCTCAAAGGGCGAAGCGGCCTGACCCTTCGCTAATCTCAAACCTGGTTCGAAACCAAACGTTTAAGGAAATAGATCAATGGCTGACTTGCAGAAAATCGTCGACGACCTCTCGAGCCTCACGGTGCTCGAAGCTGCCGAGCTCGCGAAGCTCCTCGAAGAAAAGTGGGGCGTTTCCGCCGCTGCCGCCGTTGCGGTTGCCGGCCCCGCCGCTGGCGGCGCTGCCGCTGCTCCGGCTGAAGAAAAGACCGACTTCACCGTCGTTCTCGCCGCTGCCGGCGACAAGAAGATCGAAGTCATCAAGGAAGTCCGCGCCATCACCGGCCTGGGCCTCAAGGAAGCCAAGGACCTCGTCGAAGGCGCTCCGAAGCCGCTGAAGGAAGGCGTGAACAAGGAAGAAGCCGACAAGATCAAGGCCCAGCTCGAAAAGGCTGGCGCCAAGGTTGAACTGAAGTAACGCAAGTTGCTTCGGCGAAATCCCCGGACAGCGAGGCGTCAGCCGAGCGCGATCCGGGGATCTGCCAAGGACGTGGATGGCCGGGGAAAGCCCCGGCTATGGCGGAGGCGGTAGAATTCAGTGCAAAAACTGGCGCGATGGGGTAACCCGGAGCACTACGTACACAGAAAAGTGTGGGGATTCGCGGAGTTAGCTCCTCGAATCTCCACGTTTCCGCCCCATATCAGGGCGGCAGCAGGAAAAGGCGGTAGGCGGCGGGACGGCAGGGTTCCCGGCGTAAGCCGTTGGGAGACAGTCAGATTTCGGGCTTTTTCAGTCCGTGAAGCAACCAGTTGTGACGGGCGGGTGCAGTCATGCGCCCCGCGCGTCGTTTTGCGTTTTGAAGGTCTAAAGTGCGGGTTCAGGATTTAATTCCTGAAAGTGGGCTTTGTTCCTTTTGAGCGATTCGACAATTCAACCCGGGGGCGATGGCAGTCGCGCTTCGGAAGGTTCGCCTACCAAGGCGACGAAAATGAGAGGCCACGATGGCGCAGCAGACATTCACCGGTCGCAAACGGGTCCGCAAGTTTTTCGGACACATCAAGGAAGTCGCCGAGATGCCGAACCTGATCGAGGTTCAGAAGGCGTCCTACGACCAGTTCCTGATGGTCGACGAGCCGGTCGGCGGACGACTGGACGAGGGCCTGCAGGCGGTGTTCCGATCGGTATTCCCGATCTCGGACTTCTCCGGCACCTCGATGCTGGAATTCGTCCGCTACGAATTCGAGCCGCCGAAATACGACGTCGACGAGTGCCGTCAGCGCGGCATGACCTATGCTGCGCCGCTGAAGGTGACGCTGCGCCTGATCGTGTTCGATATCGATGAGGAAACCGGCGCCAAGTCGGTGAAGGACATCAAGGAGCAGGACGTCTACATGGGCGATATCCCGCTCATGACGATGAACGGCACCTTCGTCGTCAACGGCACCGAGCGCGTCATCGTTTCCCAGATGCACCGTTCGCCCGGCGTGTTCTTCGACCACGACAAGGGCAAGACCCATTCCTCCGGCAAGCTGTTGTTTGCCGCGCGCGTGATTC belongs to Bradyrhizobium icense and includes:
- the rplL gene encoding 50S ribosomal protein L7/L12, whose translation is MADLQKIVDDLSSLTVLEAAELAKLLEEKWGVSAAAAVAVAGPAAGGAAAAPAEEKTDFTVVLAAAGDKKIEVIKEVRAITGLGLKEAKDLVEGAPKPLKEGVNKEEADKIKAQLEKAGAKVELK
- the rplJ gene encoding 50S ribosomal protein L10 yields the protein MERAAKKDAVEALNEVFKTTSVAVVAHYSGLTVAQMQKLRTQMKQAGASVKVSKNRLAKIALEGTDVVAIGSLLKGPTVIATSNDPVAAPKVAMEFAKTNEKFVILGGSMGKTVLDVNGVKALASLPSLDELRGKLVGLIVAPATKIAQLSTAPAAKLARVVQAYASKGEAA